The following proteins are encoded in a genomic region of Streptomyces lunaelactis:
- a CDS encoding phosphate ABC transporter ATP-binding protein: protein MEARRISAWFGDHKVLDRVSLTMPTGLVTALIGPSGCGKSTFLRILNRMHELIPSASLAGEVLVDGQDVYATGQRLTEARRQVGMVFQKPNPFPAMSIYDNVTAGLKLTGVRTGGRAKDDLVEECLTKAGLWKEVRTRLRQPGGALSGGQQQRLCIARSLAIRPKVLLMDEPCSALDPTSTRRIEETIRELVHEVTIVIVTHNMQQAARVSDQCAFFLAEQGTPGAIVEHGPTAAMFSAPSDPRTSDYVEGRFG, encoded by the coding sequence CTGGAAGCCCGCCGGATCTCGGCCTGGTTCGGCGACCACAAAGTGCTCGACCGCGTGTCGCTGACCATGCCGACGGGCCTGGTCACGGCCCTCATCGGCCCCTCCGGATGCGGCAAGTCGACCTTCCTGCGCATCCTCAACCGCATGCACGAACTCATCCCGTCCGCCTCCCTGGCGGGCGAGGTGCTGGTCGACGGCCAGGACGTCTACGCGACCGGCCAGCGGCTGACCGAGGCGCGGCGCCAGGTGGGGATGGTGTTCCAGAAGCCGAACCCGTTCCCGGCGATGTCCATCTACGACAACGTCACCGCGGGCCTGAAACTCACCGGCGTACGGACCGGCGGCAGGGCCAAGGACGACCTCGTCGAGGAGTGCCTGACCAAGGCAGGCCTCTGGAAGGAGGTCCGCACCCGCCTCCGCCAGCCCGGCGGCGCGCTCTCCGGCGGCCAGCAGCAACGTCTGTGCATCGCCCGTTCACTGGCCATCCGCCCCAAGGTTCTCCTGATGGACGAACCGTGCTCGGCGCTCGACCCGACGTCCACCCGCCGCATCGAGGAAACGATCCGCGAGCTGGTCCACGAGGTGACGATCGTGATCGTCACCCACAACATGCAGCAGGCGGCGCGGGTCTCCGACCAGTGCGCCTTCTTCCTCGCGGAACAGGGCACGCCGGGCGCGATCGTCGAACACGGCCCCACTGCGGCGATGTTCTCCGCGCCGTCGGACCCGCGGACGTCGGATTACGTGGAGGGCCGCTTCGGGTAG
- a CDS encoding IS3 family transposase: MRGLAGCTRRPARSLTESFWQGLKRETMHTKLFATMSQARLEIFAWLTYNNARRRHSARPTSPMEFEQQHHRTANLSLAA; the protein is encoded by the coding sequence ATCCGGGGCCTTGCAGGGTGTACTCGACGACCCGCACGGTCGCTGACCGAGAGTTTCTGGCAGGGCCTGAAGAGGGAGACGATGCACACGAAGCTGTTCGCGACGATGAGCCAGGCCAGGCTGGAGATTTTCGCGTGGCTCACCTACAACAACGCCCGACGCCGGCACAGTGCACGTCCTACCTCCCCGATGGAGTTCGAACAGCAGCACCACAGGACAGCTAACCTCTCACTCGCCGCATGA
- a CDS encoding transposase — protein MRVVEYTLQGPGFPEQDAPYRLITTILDAEAAPATDLAALYHERWEIETALDELKTHQRGPAQVLRSRSPDGVEQEIWGHLLVHYAIRSLMHDTADAARLDTDRLSFTRSIRLARRQVTAQAAFRHRHPRPRPGRPGHRRQRPRLHLIAQIADRHPTITKAWAHNGYKKPSRRTASGIDLEIVQRDLTSRGFNVQLWRWVEEPTSAGSCTEAAWFETSPPHRSAALIDVAAISLMARRLIKPRDRDVGHLLPVQSTTRQPSRCSFRSPHTACPRDCEMCDLHP, from the coding sequence GTGCGGGTCGTCGAGTACACCCTGCAAGGCCCCGGATTCCCCGAGCAGGATGCTCCCTACCGGCTGATCACCACGATCCTCGACGCCGAGGCCGCGCCCGCCACCGATCTGGCCGCCCTTTACCACGAACGATGGGAGATCGAGACCGCACTGGACGAGCTGAAGACCCATCAGCGAGGCCCCGCCCAGGTCCTTCGCTCCCGCTCACCCGACGGCGTCGAGCAGGAGATCTGGGGCCATCTGCTGGTTCACTACGCCATCCGCAGCCTGATGCACGACACCGCGGATGCCGCCCGACTCGACACCGACCGGCTCTCTTTCACCCGCAGCATCCGTCTCGCACGCCGCCAGGTCACCGCGCAGGCGGCCTTTCGTCACCGACACCCTCGGCCTCGTCCTGGCCGTCCCGGTCACCGCCGCCAGCGACCACGACTCCATCTCATCGCCCAGATCGCCGACCGCCACCCCACCATCACCAAAGCGTGGGCACACAACGGCTACAAGAAACCAAGCCGTAGAACGGCAAGCGGCATCGACCTCGAGATCGTCCAACGCGACCTCACATCCCGCGGCTTCAACGTCCAGCTCTGGCGATGGGTCGAAGAACCCACCTCGGCTGGCTCATGCACCGAGGCCGCCTGGTTCGAGACTTCGCCCCCACATCGATCCGCTGCCTTGATCGATGTGGCAGCCATCAGCCTCATGGCCAGGCGCCTCATCAAACCTCGTGATCGCGACGTCGGGCATCTCCTCCCCGTACAGTCCACGACCCGCCAGCCGAGTCGCTGTTCGTTTCGGTCACCTCACACTGCGTGCCCACGGGACTGCGAGATGTGTGATTTACATCCTTGA
- a CDS encoding CmpA/NrtA family ABC transporter substrate-binding protein, whose protein sequence is MENNLGRRGFLRLSGTAALTASLGSALTACGSADKKTSSAKPGRTVRLGFIALTDCAPLVMAKELGYFAERDLNVELIKQASWPATRDNLLNGQIDAAHALFSLPLSVASKIAGKGSTDLKIAMVLNNNGQAITLKKDFADAGYADLGAARALLEKKSPTLAMTFPGGTHDTWLRYWLKATKADLSNVKIVPIPPPQMVANMKVGNMDGYCVGEPWNAVAVQQDIGFTHITTQDIWQHHPEKALVAGAKFAAEKKDVLADVMGAVLKAAKWLDDLDNRKKAATTIGAAKYIKAPAKDIEGRLLGSYELGADLGTKKFSGDQMMFFRDGQTSAPRRGHAIWFLSQYERFGLLKEAPPYTKIADEIILRDLYEEVAAKEGIDVPGDDMSPFHVKLDSTMFDPKKPAEEAKRL, encoded by the coding sequence ATGGAAAACAACCTCGGGCGTAGAGGCTTTCTCCGCCTCTCTGGAACAGCCGCCCTTACCGCCTCGCTCGGCAGCGCTCTCACCGCGTGTGGATCGGCCGACAAGAAGACCTCATCAGCCAAGCCCGGCCGTACCGTGCGACTTGGATTCATCGCGTTGACCGACTGTGCGCCCCTGGTGATGGCGAAGGAACTCGGGTACTTCGCCGAGCGTGACCTCAATGTTGAATTGATCAAGCAGGCCTCATGGCCCGCCACCCGGGACAACCTGCTCAATGGGCAGATCGATGCCGCACATGCCCTCTTCAGCCTCCCTCTGTCCGTTGCATCGAAGATCGCGGGCAAGGGTTCCACCGACCTCAAGATCGCCATGGTGCTGAACAACAACGGCCAGGCCATCACCCTCAAGAAGGACTTCGCCGACGCTGGCTACGCGGACCTGGGAGCAGCCCGGGCACTGCTGGAGAAGAAGTCGCCGACCCTGGCCATGACCTTCCCCGGCGGCACGCACGACACTTGGCTGCGCTACTGGCTCAAGGCCACCAAGGCCGATCTGTCGAATGTCAAGATCGTTCCGATCCCGCCACCGCAGATGGTCGCCAACATGAAGGTCGGGAACATGGACGGCTACTGCGTCGGCGAGCCGTGGAACGCCGTCGCCGTCCAGCAGGACATCGGCTTCACCCACATCACCACCCAGGACATCTGGCAGCACCACCCGGAGAAGGCCCTGGTCGCGGGCGCCAAGTTCGCCGCAGAGAAGAAGGACGTGCTGGCCGATGTGATGGGGGCGGTCCTCAAGGCAGCCAAGTGGCTCGACGACCTGGACAACCGGAAAAAGGCAGCGACGACGATCGGCGCCGCGAAGTACATCAAGGCACCGGCCAAGGACATCGAGGGCCGGCTGCTCGGCAGCTATGAGCTGGGGGCCGACCTGGGCACGAAGAAGTTCAGCGGCGACCAGATGATGTTCTTCCGCGACGGCCAGACCTCCGCGCCGCGCCGCGGGCACGCGATCTGGTTCCTGAGCCAGTACGAGCGCTTCGGGCTCCTCAAGGAGGCGCCGCCCTACACCAAGATCGCTGACGAGATCATCCTTCGCGACCTTTACGAGGAGGTCGCAGCCAAGGAGGGCATCGACGTCCCGGGAGACGACATGAGCCCGTTCCACGTGAAGCTCGACAGCACGATGTTCGACCCGAAGAAGCCGGCGGAGGAGGCGAAGCGGCTGTGA